Proteins from a genomic interval of Alteromonas macleodii ATCC 27126:
- a CDS encoding TonB-dependent siderophore receptor, whose amino-acid sequence MKLSSLFALTPIAFALSVNAQTTQSDTVEVKEADVEKIRIVGVRQNRVSRGATGLTMEISETPQSISILSEDLMQSFGAFNINDALKLAPGINVEEWETNRTNYTARGFEIKNTQIDGVGLPNDWGIVTGSVEAYGYEEIEVIRGANGLLTGVGNASGTINYVRKRPTNEEGGEVGASIGSYNFKRVQGDYSMLLTEDGSWAARVVGSFEDKESHLDGLENDRGFVYGVIDGQLTDNATITFGLSYQDANTDGNTWGGLVFNYTDGTQAEWDINDTTTQEWTKWDTETTNAFVELDYEFDNDWQLLLSYNFRGYEDESKLFYAYGAIDKETGLGLVGWPGRYDSEIDSHLLEGRVFGDFELFGRSHEVNFGVSHATSDDVSFVHAFDYATTPAYGPTPAFPYGLDAIAEPEWLGVSEYSNIEQTLTRYFGSARFSVTDAMHIIAGFNAIDFERTGQNAGAVIDNSESEASPYVGATYAVTEDVNAYVSYSDVYQPQEQYDVNGQYLDPTKGKNFEAGFKAQWFDDRLLTTFAYFTAEQDNLAAYAGTNPETLQYYYKGVSVESDGFEIELAGQLTDDLRINASYTNIDVEDEQGNDANLWAPRDVVTFQLGYTVPQAPEIEVGFGGRWQSEISNVDYNVKQGAYFLGNVYASHAFTEDFTVRMNINNIFDKKYINSLHTVGYYGAGINAQLSASYTF is encoded by the coding sequence ATGAAACTAAGCAGTTTATTTGCACTAACGCCTATCGCGTTTGCTTTGTCGGTAAATGCGCAAACAACTCAAAGCGATACAGTAGAAGTTAAAGAAGCAGACGTAGAAAAAATTCGTATTGTAGGTGTTCGCCAAAACCGTGTTAGTCGCGGTGCAACTGGCTTAACCATGGAAATCAGTGAAACGCCTCAGTCTATCAGTATTCTTTCTGAAGACCTTATGCAGTCGTTCGGTGCGTTCAACATTAACGACGCACTAAAGCTAGCACCAGGTATCAACGTAGAAGAGTGGGAAACTAACCGTACTAACTACACCGCACGTGGTTTTGAAATTAAAAACACCCAAATTGATGGTGTAGGCCTGCCTAACGACTGGGGTATTGTTACCGGTTCGGTTGAAGCTTACGGCTACGAAGAAATTGAAGTTATTCGTGGTGCGAACGGCCTGCTTACTGGTGTAGGTAACGCGTCAGGCACCATCAACTATGTGCGCAAGCGTCCTACTAACGAAGAAGGCGGCGAAGTGGGTGCAAGCATTGGCTCTTACAACTTCAAGCGCGTTCAAGGCGATTACTCTATGCTGCTTACAGAAGACGGCAGCTGGGCGGCGCGTGTAGTAGGTAGCTTTGAAGATAAAGAGTCTCACCTAGATGGTTTAGAAAACGATCGCGGCTTTGTATACGGCGTTATTGACGGTCAGCTAACGGATAACGCAACGATAACCTTCGGTTTGTCATACCAAGATGCTAATACCGACGGCAACACGTGGGGCGGGCTAGTATTCAACTATACCGACGGTACGCAAGCCGAGTGGGATATTAATGACACCACTACGCAAGAATGGACCAAGTGGGATACTGAAACCACTAACGCCTTTGTTGAGCTAGACTATGAGTTCGACAACGATTGGCAATTGCTACTTAGCTATAACTTCCGTGGTTACGAAGATGAAAGTAAGCTGTTTTATGCTTACGGTGCCATTGATAAAGAGACTGGCCTTGGTTTAGTTGGCTGGCCAGGTCGTTACGATTCTGAAATTGACTCTCACCTGTTAGAAGGCCGTGTATTCGGTGATTTCGAGCTGTTTGGTCGCAGCCATGAAGTTAACTTTGGTGTAAGTCACGCTACTAGCGACGACGTGTCTTTTGTTCATGCGTTTGACTACGCTACTACTCCTGCATACGGCCCAACACCAGCATTCCCTTACGGCTTGGATGCGATTGCTGAGCCAGAGTGGTTAGGTGTGTCTGAGTACTCAAATATTGAGCAAACACTAACGCGTTACTTCGGCTCTGCTCGATTCAGCGTAACAGACGCAATGCACATCATTGCTGGTTTTAACGCGATCGACTTCGAGCGTACGGGCCAAAACGCAGGCGCGGTTATCGATAACTCAGAAAGCGAAGCCAGCCCTTATGTTGGTGCGACTTACGCGGTAACAGAAGATGTTAATGCTTACGTGAGCTACTCTGACGTGTATCAGCCACAAGAACAGTATGACGTAAACGGCCAATACCTTGACCCAACTAAAGGTAAGAACTTTGAAGCGGGCTTCAAGGCACAGTGGTTCGACGACAGACTACTAACAACTTTCGCTTACTTCACCGCTGAACAAGATAACTTGGCAGCATATGCAGGTACTAACCCTGAAACTCTTCAGTACTACTACAAAGGTGTATCAGTAGAGTCTGACGGTTTTGAAATTGAGCTAGCGGGTCAGTTAACTGATGATCTACGCATTAACGCGTCTTACACCAACATTGATGTAGAAGACGAGCAAGGTAACGACGCTAACCTATGGGCACCACGTGATGTAGTGACGTTCCAACTAGGTTACACCGTACCGCAAGCGCCAGAAATTGAAGTAGGTTTTGGCGGTAGATGGCAGTCTGAAATTAGCAACGTAGACTACAATGTTAAGCAGGGCGCTTACTTCTTAGGCAACGTTTATGCTTCACATGCGTTTACAGAAGATTTCACCGTTCGCATGAACATCAACAATATCTTCGACAAGAAGTACATTAACAGTCTACATACGGTTGGTTACTACGGTGCGGGGATCAACGCTCAGTTGAGTGCATCATATACGTTCTAA
- a CDS encoding acyl-CoA dehydrogenase family protein → MDFSHNDKTKALLEKLDNFIAEHIAPIEDEVYDFHHKENNHGDWKSWKLHPGTEALKAKAREAGLANLFLPDAELGQGLTTLEYAPMAERMGKYLFAPEIFNCNAPDTGNMEVLYHFGSDAQKEKWLKPLLAGEIRSVFGMTEPDVASSDATNMAATIIEDGDDVVINGKKWWSTGLGHPNAAITIFMGLSNPDNDKHSRHSMVVVPLDTPGITIKRMLDAYGDYDAPYGHGEMHFDNVRVSKDNLIMGLGKGFAIAQGRLGPGRIHHCMRAIGMAEKALELALKRGHERVAFGKPIIRLGGNLERVADARMAIEQARLLTLHAAWKIDNLGVKHAMTEISAIKVVVPNMLQSVVDMALQIHGGAGMCSDFPLARFAAGARALRLADGPDEVHKGMVSRLELKKYQ, encoded by the coding sequence ATGGATTTTTCACATAACGACAAAACCAAAGCCTTACTAGAGAAGCTCGATAATTTTATAGCCGAGCATATAGCGCCAATTGAAGATGAAGTTTACGACTTTCACCACAAAGAGAATAATCACGGCGACTGGAAAAGCTGGAAGCTGCACCCTGGTACTGAAGCGCTTAAAGCTAAAGCGCGTGAAGCAGGGTTAGCCAACCTGTTTTTGCCCGATGCCGAGCTAGGCCAAGGCCTTACCACACTTGAATATGCACCTATGGCAGAGCGCATGGGAAAATACCTCTTTGCACCAGAGATTTTTAACTGTAATGCGCCTGATACCGGCAATATGGAAGTGCTGTATCACTTCGGCAGCGACGCCCAAAAAGAGAAATGGCTTAAACCATTGCTAGCAGGTGAAATACGCTCAGTGTTTGGTATGACAGAGCCTGATGTTGCTTCGTCTGACGCCACCAATATGGCCGCAACCATTATTGAAGATGGCGATGACGTAGTCATTAACGGTAAAAAGTGGTGGTCGACAGGGTTAGGCCATCCTAATGCTGCTATAACCATATTCATGGGCTTATCTAACCCCGATAACGACAAGCACAGTCGCCACAGTATGGTCGTAGTGCCGCTTGATACGCCTGGAATTACCATTAAGCGCATGCTAGATGCCTACGGCGATTACGATGCGCCTTACGGCCACGGGGAGATGCATTTCGATAATGTGCGCGTGAGCAAAGACAACCTAATTATGGGTTTAGGCAAAGGCTTTGCTATTGCACAAGGGCGTTTGGGCCCAGGCCGTATTCACCACTGCATGCGCGCTATCGGCATGGCAGAAAAAGCGCTAGAGCTTGCACTTAAACGCGGTCACGAACGGGTTGCGTTTGGTAAACCAATCATACGCTTAGGTGGCAACTTAGAACGCGTAGCCGATGCTCGCATGGCTATTGAGCAAGCGCGTTTGCTCACGCTCCACGCCGCTTGGAAAATTGACAACTTAGGCGTAAAGCACGCTATGACCGAAATCTCAGCCATTAAAGTGGTGGTGCCGAATATGCTACAAAGCGTGGTGGATATGGCACTACAAATTCACGGCGGTGCGGGTATGTGTAGCGACTTCCCACTGGCGCGATTTGCCGCTGGTGCAAGAGCCCTTCGGTTAGCTGATGGCCCTGACGAAGTGCATAAAGGCATGGTGTCACGACTAGAGCTTAAGAAATATCAGTAG